The sequence GCCTTATGGTAGTACCCTAGTCAAATAAACATTGGCTATATTGAAGATAATTTTAATATAGAACTTTTTAGTTgataatgtttttctttgaaaaattaggTTTCATTAGCAAATCTGATTTTTCAGTAGATTATAATCTGTGTGTTTTTTCCTTCAGTGTCTGTTGTGGCTTTAGCTTAAATGTTAATGATGAATTATCATCTCAGATGATTGATATGAATATCTTGTGTTTTATGCAAAGATTCTTGAAGAGAATGGTATCTTACTGACCTTTTGCTATTGACTCTTTTAGGAATGGATCGTGATTATGGCCCCGGATCTTATGGAGGTCTGACATTCAAGGATATTTATCTAAAAATACTTCTTTTGAGTGCCAGTAAAGGTGAgcgtcatttaatttttttctttttaaactctttgTAGGGATGGATCGTGACTATGGCCATGGATCCTGTGGGGGTCAAAGATCCATGGACTCCTACCTAAACCAGTCATATGGCATGGACAGtcacagtggtggtggtgggggtagCAGGTAAATTGCTTCATCACTTGGCCAAATAATTAGATGACTGTAAGATTCTGGATATTCTAATTTCCTATTCCTTAGGCATGTGGCGCTACTTGAACTTTGCTATTTAGAATCACCTTAAATGTTGAAAGGTGTTAATGGTTCTAAAAATTATCTCAGCATCACTGGCAGACATTAGGAAAATCTCAGGAAAACCTTTATCATTTCATTATAATAGAGTAAGATTTTCTGTCTTTAGcagtgagcatttttttttcttcttttacttttaactgcTTATCAATCAGAAAGTCCTGaacaaatgatataaaaatgttattggaaATATTATTTGTGAAGCTTTTTCTTATGAATTTCCAAAAATCTTTACTACGGTGGGGTACTCTATAAAGCAGCAAAGCAGTCTTTGACTAGAATGGGTTTAACTGAACCAGTCTAGCAACATTCAGTttctaagaaacatttaaaatagttattcttttaattttaaagtaagttaCAAGAGCATATTGTAATAATAAAAGTGTTCTTTAAATCATGTCTAGATTATTTATTGGCAGGTACTGCTTATACCAGAAACACTTGTGCTCTAGACTAGGAACATTATATTAAAGCCATGAGTATGAtaccttttcttattttaatgcaGTAGAATTTAGGTTGTACTTACGTTTCACTGTCAATGCTGTGTAAAGCTTAAACCTAGTTGAACTCCTGCAGGCTTTAGGGTTGACCACATTTCAGGTCAAGGGGGGTCTACTTTTTGAGGCACAAAGATTCCTACTAGATATAAGTAAAACTAGTTAGGAAACATTAGAAAGTATTGTCCTTCTTCATAAATTGAAGGATCTGGATTCCTTAAGGATGGACTGAATGatgcttacttttcttttttctgcttcaaGTGTGCCATTATGGTTTATagtagagaaaaatcaagaaaatagttACAACAATTTTGCTTACGTGATAGATGTTTTGAAAAATGTAGTTGAAAAGAggaataatttttatatagttaCTAGGATTCAGAAGTAAATAGTACCTTCTATTTAGTGATCTGTAAATAATTGAAGTAATGTaacacatttaaatgttttaccATATCTCTTCCTGCCCTATTACATTGTAAATGTAATGTGCGTAAACTATGTAGATGTTATCATTTATCTCGTGTAATTGTGGGCCTTTATAAAACTATGTTGTAAGATAAGCGACTTCTGTAATCCATGCTTCGGTGAGAAGTAAGATGATTTGTTTCTTCTGTTGACTCTATTAAAACCTTGAGGAGACTGTACACTCCCTTTTTTAGAGTAGCTTTATGTGATAATTTTATGTGATACTAGGGAATAATTTTTTGATAATAGGGCATAATTTTTCAAACAATTGAAGACcttataaaatgtattctttctaATCTGCCTTGAAAATTCATATGCAGAGGGTATATGTTGGTGGTCTTTTACTTTTATGTTCTATTTTATGTGCTTATCCTTCTAGATTTGTTAGATTTATTAGTCTACAAGTAAAAAGTGACTGAGGATTGATTATTGACCTTAACCAAAGTTTGGCAGGTTGCCAAACTTCATAACCAGATAACTCTCCCAATTTTGACTGCTGTAGACACAATGAAGCAGTTTTGTCATATAGATTATTGGGGGTGCAAATGGATCTCTTCTGTGTCACAAGTAGCCTACATCTGTGTAGTCTTCAATTTGTGTCCCCATTGAAAGCCaaaatgttgtaaatattttgtattttccagtATTAGGGATGGATTCAAAGAAAGTTTTGAGTAGTTTGTGAACTTTAACAAATGACTTTTCCCAAGACTAGGGCTGGGCTTAAATAATGACAGacaaatcttttctttctaataaaaTAGAAAGCTGCCAAAAAGCAGATTTTTAAGCTAAGGTTTACTTAACTCAATTCATATTTAAACACTGACTCAGATAGCTTTCTATCTGGTCTCATGTTGAACTGCCCAGCCCTAATCAGGTGTGAACAAAAGTAGAACTGTGCAAACCAGTATGGTATAAATGAATTTTAGTTGATAAATGTCATCTGATAATTTGTCTTTTGAATTGTCTAACATTAGTAagcttacttttgttttttccctcactGTGCAACTCTTCCAGGTTTGGACCTTATGAGTCTTACGACTCCAGGTCTTCTCTGGGTGGGCGAGATCTGTACAGATCTGGCTATGGTTTTAATGAACCCGAACAAAGCCGCTTCGGAGGTAGTTATGGTGGTCGATTTGAGAGCTCCTACCGGAATAGCCTTGACTCTTTCGGAGGTAGAAACCAGGGCGGGTCTAGCTGGGAAGCACCTTACTCCCGTTCAAAATTGAGGCCTGGGTTTATggaggacagaggaagagagaattacTCTTCCTACAGCAGTTTTTCTTCACCCCATATGAAGCCTGCACCTGTAGGCTCTCGGGGGAGAGGAACGCCTGCTTATCCTGAAAGTACGTTTGGAAGCAGAAACTATGATGCTTTTGGAGGACCATCAACAGGCAGAGGCCGAGGCCGAGGAGTAAGTACAACAgaatcttttcagattcttttcactaGTCACTCTTTTAAACCCTTTCAAGACCATGGTTTTCAACTAGAATAAACACTGTTCATCCCAGTGTATTTTGAAGAAAAGCTGAGTCCTAAGCATAATTTTTAGGTTGCCTATAAAAGTTTTCCACCTCAGAAAATACGTGGCAGTGTGAGATGACTGTTCATAAAGTTTTGCCAAATCTCCCTTTATTAAAAAGGTGAGGATATTAGGTTTGGTCTAAAAGGGGTTAAAAGGAGTTGCATTTTTCCTTGTAAACACTAGCAGTTTTGCTAGTGGGACAGTTCTTGGATTATGTAAAGGTAATGAACCCTTCTGGAGTTTTTGAGTAGGTTAAAGGTGCAATGTATGATAAAATGTGTATACTTTGCTGCTAAACTCTAGCACGTAGAATTTCTTCAAAGCTTCATATTTCACATTAAACACAAGAGACTAAAAATCGGTGATAGTTGAGGGTAGCTTAGCCATGTTTACATGGTGAAGAAGTTGATATGTATAATAGGTTGTAGATGATTTGTGGTCAGTATAATTTTGCTAACTTACTCTCTTACAGTATGTCCTATTGCTGGGTGTTCTGTTTTACCTGTGTCACTAGTTTTACTATTGAGAAATAATTTCCTCCCTGTATAAACATGTCTACGGCTTCTTCCTAGGAagtaatattttgtaaattactgcttaaatgagtaaatatactAGTCTTCAAGTATTTAATTTCAGGATATATAGTATAAAGATTATGCCTTACATTCTCAGGTAACTTGACTGACATGAAATTTTACCTAGTAAGGGTATGTAGATTGTGGAGTTACTATGCACTTTGATCCTATAAAGAATATTGTATTTTTGCTATAACATGaggagtgttttattttttttaagtcagttgcTCTTAATATTCTGTTTGCAGAGGAAAGTACTTCTGATAAAAAATGCTGTAGGGCACATATTTTTAACTGCTCACTAGCCTTTGGTACATCAGTGTAGTTTGTCATACTTGTGTAGAAATTTTGCATTTATAACAGTTACTCTTTACTTATGTAAAATGCATTGCACCTTTAATGGATAATTGATGAAGATTTTTCTGATGTGACTATGTAAATTACCTGGAAACACTAATTTATTCAAGTCTACTAGGTTAGATAGGTATTCCTAAGCATAATATACAAATGTAAGCAACTGATATGTTGCTATTCTACCATGCTTCATGATTGTAGATTAATTGAAAATAGTTGGGATAATAGGCTTTGAAATTGAAAATCTATTCCAgttggaaaatttggaaaactcTTAACGTTTTCCATTAGGCAAATGATGTTTTTCTCAATGAGACTTCaaatatcaattttgttttcatgATAGAAAAACAGGTATTCCTGTTCTTTGTTTCCACCATTCTAGTCGGAatggacttttctttctttcttcctgttaatGACATAGATGAACCAATAgggctttcttttttaatcttcactTGTACAATTCCCATTGGATCCTTCTCTTCAGATTACTCCTCAATCTTTATCTTCTAAAAGTAGGGTTAGTAGAGTAAATTTCTATGAACATGTGGCCTTTTGGTGTAGTGGATTTTGTTAACgacaggagaagaggaagggacacaAAGAGTCGTTTGGTTGCATGACTCTTCGTCTGTAAACTTTTGCTTCTTGGGCTTCTGGGTCAGAATATGTTTCTCTAGGTAAGAATGTGAATGGAACGTCAGATGCAATTCTTTATCTGAAGTGTGTCTTGGAAGTTGATGCATGGTTATGCTTTAACTCTCCTATTTCATACTAATGTTCCATCTCGCCTTCTCATCCCTTTTTCAACAGGGAGAAATCCTAAATCATTTCTGGATCTTTTTTTACTTCAAACTTCAAATATGGTCTTCTTTGTGTATCTTAGTTTTAAGCCAGGTTTTagtaaaataaagatttcttttaagGTCTTTTCATGGGAAAACATCGATTAGGAACTCTGAAGAGGAGTTGTCAGAGAGTTGTACAAGTGGTAATATTCTGACAGGCACATATGTTGTTTATGATCTCAAGTAATTTTGAATTGTAAGAAtcaaaaaacaggaaatattcatatatgttcttctggaaataaaaatactaattcaatGGATTTGAGCTCATGTAATAATTTACAAAGTTTTTCAATGTATTTATTCAGAGTGGACTTGTAAAATTTAGTTACATTCTGAGGAATTTTCAGGTGAAAAATTTTAGATAGGtaacataaattatatatgaaTTCATACGTTATCATTGGATATTGTGCTAATATTTCTTGATTTCACAAATTTGCAGCATATGAGTGATTTTGGAAGCATTCATAGACCTGGAATTGTTGTTGACTATCAAAACAAACCCACCAATGTGACAGTTACTGCTGCaagaggaataaagagaaaaatgatgcaACCATTTAATAAGCCTGGTGGAACCTTTATCAAGAAACCCAAGCTAGCAAAACCTGTGGAGAAGATGAGCCTCAGCAAATCACCCAGTAAGTAAGAAAACATAACCTTGCTATGGTTCaaggtacttttaattttttttaactcagtgCATTTAGataatttttcacatttatataGAGAAACAGTATAATAATTACAGTTGTAGAAATCAGATCTGCAGATGCCCTAATCAGTCATGGATATCAAAATTACcaaaagatactttttaaattcACATGCCCTGGTTCACCCCTCTTCGCTACATCTTGATTTAGGGTGGAGCCAGaatgtctatatttttaaaaagacctcacACATGATTTTGATTCAGACTCCTTTCTTGGGTGTTATATTTATTGTTGGATATATTATTGAAGAAGTGGTATGTTACATTACATAGAATCCCCTTCATGAGGTCAAAGGCAAGAAATTTTTCATGGTCCTTGGTACCAGGAAAAGCTGTGCATTCTTCTAGAAAATTAATTTGTTCATTATCTTCTGGACATGATTATTCTTAGAGATAatcctatttccatttttacaGTGTTAAAAATTGAGAGCCagtcagaaaatgaaattaagaaaacaatttaattcATTTAGCATCAAGAAGAATTGGATactcagaaataaatttaacaaaagaagtgtagggcttccctggtggtgcagtggttaagaatccacctgccaatgcaggggacacgggttcgagccctggtccaggaagatcacacatgccgtggagtaactaagcccgtacgccacaactactgaacctgcgctccagagcccgcgagccacgactactgagcccgcatgccacaactactgaagcctgcgcacctagagcctgtgcgccacagcaggagaagccaccacaatgagaagcccgtacgctgcaatgaagagtagccccctctcgctgcaactagagaaagcccatgtgcagcaatgaagaccccacacaaccaaaaataaataaataaaataaataaattttaaaaaaccgcAAAACttatactttgaaaactataaaacattgttgaaagaaattaaggatctaaataaatggaatactaaataaatgttcataGATCAGAAGACTTAACATTATTAAGATCGTAATACTCTCCAAACTGATCTACTGATTCAGCCCAATCCCTATCAGAATGCCACCTAACTTCTTTGCaaaaattgacaagttgattctaaaattcatagggAATTGCAAGGGacctaaaatagccaaaacaatcctaaaaaaagaagaacaaaatagaaagactcattacttcatgatttcaaaacttactacaaagccacagtaatcaagacagagtggtactggcacaaggccagacatatagatcagtggaagagaattgagagtccagaaataaactcataaatCTATGGTCAAATTTATTTTAGCAAAAATGCTAAAATTATTCAATGAGGagagaatagtcttttcaacaaatggtgctggaaccaACTGGATTGCCACATGCACAAGCTAAAATGCAACACCTAAATGCAAggactgaaactataaaactctcagaagaaaacaggggTAAGTCTTCATGGCTTTGGATTTGGCAAggaattcttagatatgacactaaaagaatgagcaaccaaataaaaaataggtaaattggactttatcaaaattaaaaacttctgtgcttcaaaggacaccatcaagagagtgaaaagacagctcacagagtaggagaaaatatttgcaaattacatatctgataagggacttggcGTCTAgaatatatagaatttttaaactcaataaaaagacaaatagcccaATTGAAAAAAGTGAGCAGAgcatctgaacagacattttccccaaaaagatatacagatagccaataagcacatgaaaaagtgccCAACAATTAGTTAGCAGGGAAATTTAAATCAGGACCacgatgagataccacttcatactcacctggatggctagaatcaaaaaggtAATAACAAGTCttagcgaggatgtggagaaatcagaaccttcTTAtaccactggtgggaatgtaaaatggtccaggcactttggaaaacagttcctcaaatggttaaacaaattaccatatgatccagcagttccactcccaggtatataccaagaaaaatgaaaacatatgtctgcaCAGAAATTTGTGTACGGATACATATAACATCAttgttcatagtagccaaaaggtagaaacaacccaaatgctcatcagtggataaatggataaacaaaatgtggtacgtCCATACAGAATAGAATGGTAGAATAGTTTCCAGCCATAAAAAtggagtgaagtactgatacatgctacaacttggatgaactttgaaaagattaatgaagtgaaagaagccagtcacaaaagtccACATAATATGATTCTTTTCATTTGAAAGTGTAGAATACAGAAGTCTATAgggatagaaagtagattagtggttgctttgGGCTCTGGGGTGTGTAGGGAGTAATACCAGGGTACCAGATTTCTTTgtaaggtgatgaaaatgttctagaattgatTATGGTAATGTTTGCACATACCTGTGAATGTTCTAAAAAACATTGGATtacatactttaaatgggtggatCGTATGGTTTATactgaattatatctcaataaatcttaaaaaaaaaaaagttcagagccAGAttactctgtttcttttctccGTCATTGTATTTTACTTAACTTTGTAATGTATCTCTAAATGAAATCAAGTACATTTGACCAAATTAGATTGTCAAGAGGATACATAAataaaaggtaagaaaatgtcTTTCTCAGCATTCTTTGTGAAaacataataacaaaataatatacaacaaatactttgcctgtttttgactgtacactgaattattttttgctttttatatttattttacttttgcctTGATGACTGAAAAGCATTTTATCTTTCCAAGTTAGGTGATATTGCAAGGGGGCAAAAATTACTCTCTTCTTTAGAATTAATATTTGATTGCCTAATCTTGTTGGGACTGGAGGAGGTTAAGATCATTGTAATGAATGAATATTCCAAGTTTTTCTAGTccagtttttcaaattttttacatCCAGTTTTAAaactaagatatatatatatattttaacgtctttattggtgtataattgctttacaatgatgtgttagtttctgctttataacaaagtgaatcagttatacatatacatatgttcccatatctcttccctcttgtgtctccctccctcccaccctccctgtcccacccctctaggtggtcacaaagcaccgagctgatctccttgtgctatgcggctgcttcccactagctagctattttacgtttggtagtgtatatatgtcgatgacactctctcacttagtcacagcttacccttccccctccccatatcctcaagtccattctctagtaggtctgtgtcttttttcccgtcttgcccctaggttcttcatgaacttttttcttttttcttagattccatatatatgtgttggcatacggtgtttgtttttctctttctgacttacttcactctgtatgacagactctaggtccatccacctcactacagataactcaatttcatttccttttatggctgagtaatattccattgtatatgtgtgccacatcttctttatccattcatctactgatggacacttaggttgcttccgtgtcctggctattgtaaatagagctgcattgaacattttggtacatgactctttttgaatgatggttttctcagggtatatgcccagtagtgggattactgggttgtatggtagttatatttttagttttttaaggaacctccatactgttctccatagtggctgtaccaatttacattcccaccaacagtgcaagagggttcccttttctccacaccctctccagcatttattgtttgtagatttttttgatgatggccattctgacttgtgtgaggtgatgccttattgtagttttgatttgcatttctctaatgattaatgatgttgagcatcctttcatgtgtttgatggcagtgtgtatatcttctttggagaaatgtctgtttaggtcttctgcccatttttggattgggttgtttgtttttttgatattgagctgcatgagctccttgtaaattttggagattaatcttttgtcagttgcttcatttgcagatattttctcccattctgagggttgtcttttcgtcttgtttatagtttcctttgctatgcaaaagctttgaagtttcattaggtcccatttgtttatttttgtttttatttccatttctcaaggaggtgggtcagaaaggatcttgctgtgatttacgtca comes from Delphinus delphis chromosome 1, mDelDel1.2, whole genome shotgun sequence and encodes:
- the ZNF326 gene encoding DBIRD complex subunit ZNF326, giving the protein MDFEDDYTHSACRNTYQSFNGMDRDYGPGSYGGMDRDYGHGSCGGQRSMDSYLNQSYGMDSHSGGGGGSR